A single Perognathus longimembris pacificus isolate PPM17 chromosome 17, ASM2315922v1, whole genome shotgun sequence DNA region contains:
- the LOC125365744 gene encoding myosin-8, with the protein MSSGSDAEMAIFGEAAPYLRKSEKERIEAQNKPFDAKTSAFVAEPKESYVKSIIQSREGGKVTVKTEGGATLTVKEDQVFPMNPPKYDKIEDMAMMTHLHEPGVLYNLKERYAAWMIYTYSGLFCVTVNPYKWLPVYNPEVVAAYRGKKRQEAPPHIFSISDNAYQFMLTDRENQSILITGESGAGKTVNTKRVIQYFATIAVTGEKKKEESGKMQGTLEDQIISANPLLEAFGNAKTVRNDNSSRFGKFIRIHFGTTGKLASADIETYLLEKSRVTFQLKAERSYHIFYQITSNKKPELIEMLLITTNPYDYAFVSQGEITVPSIDDQEELMATDSAIDILGFSPEEKVSIYKLTGAVMHYGNMKFKQKQREEQAEPDGTEVADKAAYLQSLNSADLLKALCYPRVKVGNEYVTKGQTVQQVYNAVGALAKAVYEKMFLWMVTRINQQLDTKQPRQYFIGVLDIAGFEIFDFNSLEQLCINFTNEKLQQFFNHHMFVLEQEEYKKEGIEWTFIDFGMDLAACIELIEKPLGIFSILEEECMFPKATDTSFKNKLYDQHLGKSNNFQKPKPTKGKAEAHFSLVHYAGTVDYNITGWLDKNKDPLNDTVVGLYQKSPMKTLASLFSTYASAEGDGGAKKGAKKKGSSFQTVSALFRENLNKLMTNLRSTHPHFVRCIIPNETKTPGAMEHELVLHQLRCNGVLEGIRICRKGFPSRILYGDFKQRYKVLNASAIPEGQFIDSKKASEKLLASIDIDHTQYKFGHTKVFFKAGLLGLLEEMRDEKLAQIITRTQAVCRGYLMRVEYQKMLQRREAIFCIQYNIRAFMNVKHWPWMKLFFKIKPLLKSAETEKEMATMKEEFQKTKDELAKSEAKRKELEEKMVTLLKEKNDLQLQVQSEADSLADAEERCEQLIKNKIQLEAKIKEVTERAEDEEEINAELTAKKRKLEDECSELKKDIDDLELTLAKVEKEKHATENKVKNLTEEMAGLDETIAKLTKEKKALQEAHQQTLDDLQAEEDKVNTLTKAKTKLEQQVDDLEGSLEQEKKLRMDLERAKRKLEGDLKLAQESTMDIENDKQQLDEKLKKKEFEISNLISKIEDEQAVEIQLQKKIKELQARIEELEEEIEAERASRAKAEKQRSDLSRELEEISERLEEAGGATSAQVELNKKREAEFQKLRRDLEEATLQHEATAAALRKKQADSMAELGEQIDNLQRVKQKLEKEKSELKMEIDDLSSNAEAISKAKGNLEKMCRTLEDQVSELKTKEEEQQRLINELTAQRARLQTEAGEYSRQLDEKDALVSQLSRSKQASTQQIEELKRQLEEETKAKNALAHALQSSRHDCDLLREQYEEEQEGKAELQRALSKANSEVAQWRTKYETDAIQRTEELEEAKKKLAQRLQDAEEHVEAVNAKCASLEKTKQRLQNEVEDLMLDVERSNAACAALDKKQRNFDKVLSEWKQKYEETQAELESSQKEARSLSTELFKVKNAYEESLDQLETLRRENKNLQQEISDLTEQIAEGGKQIHELEKIKKQVEQEKCDIQAALEEAEASLEHEEGKILRIQLELNQVKSEVDRKIAEKDEEIDQLKRNHIRVVETMQSTLDAEIRSRNDALRVKKKMEGDLNEMEIQLNHANRLAAESLRNYRNTQGILKETQLHLDDAVRGQEDLKEQLAIVERRANLLQAEVEELRATLEQTERSRKIAEQELLDASERVQLLHTQNTSLINTKKKLENDVSQLQSEVEEVIQESRNAEEKAKKAITDAAMMAEELKKEQDTSAHLERMKKNLEQTVKDLQHRLDEAEQLALKGGKKQIQKLEARVRELEGEVENEQKRNTEAVKGLRKHERRVKELTYQTEEDRKNVLRLQDLVDKLQAKVKSYKRQAEEAEEQSNANLAKFRKLQHELEEAEERADIAESQVNKLRVKSREVHTKISAE; encoded by the exons ATCGTGAGAACCAGTCCATCCTGATCAc TGGAGAATCTGGTGCTGGGAAGACTGTCAACACTAAGCGTGTCATCCAGTACTTTGCAACAATTGCAGTTACTggtgagaagaaaaaggaagaatctgGCAAAATGCAG GGGACTCTGGAAGATCAAATCATCAGTGCCAACCCCCTGCTGGAGGCCTTTGGCAACGCCAAGACTGTGAGGAATGACAACTCCTCTCGCTTT ggtAAATTCATTAGAATCCACTTTGGTACCACAGGGAAGCTGGCATCAGCTGATATTGAAACAT ATCTTCTGGAAAAGTCTAGAGTTACTTTCCAACTAAAGGCAGAAAGAAGCTACCATATCTTTTATCAGATCACTTCTAATAAGAAGCCAGAACTAATTG AAATGCTCCTCATCACCACCAATCCATATGACTATGCCTTCGTCAGTCAGGGGGAGATCACAGTCCCCAGTATTGATGACCAAGAGGAGCTGATGGCCACTGAT AGTGCCATTGACATCCTGGGCTTCTCTCCTGAAGAAAAAGTATCTATCTATAAACTCACAGGGGCTGTGATGCATTATGGAAATATGAAGTTCAAGCAAAAACAGCGTGAAGAGCAAGCTGAGCCAGATGGCACTGAAG TTGCTGACAAGGCAGCCTATCTCCAGAGTCTGAACTCTGCTGACCTGCTCAAAGCCCTCTGCTACCCCAGGGTCAAGGTTGGCAATGAGTATGTCACCAAAGGCCAGACAGTGCAGCAG GTGTACAATGCAGTGGGGGCCCTGGCCAAGGCCGTCTATGAGAAGATGTTCCTGTGGATGGTCACCCGCATCAACCAGCAGCTGGACACCAAGCAGCCCAGGCAGTACTTCATTGGGGTCTTGGACATCGCTGGTTTTGAGATCTTTGAT TTCAACAGCCTGGAACAGCTGTGCATCAACTTCACCAATGAGAAACTGCAACAGTTTTTCAACCACCACATGTTCGTGCTGGAGCAGGAGGAGTACAAGAAGGAAGGCATCGAATGGACATTCATTGACTTTGGGATGGACCTGGCGGCCTGCATCGAGCTCATTGAGAAG CCACTGGGTATCTTCTCCATCCTGGAAGAGGAGTGCATGTTCCCCAAGGCAACAGACACCTCTTTCAAGAACAAGCTGTATGACCAGCACTTGGGCAAGTCCAACAACTTCCAGAAGCCTAAGCCTACCAAAGGCAAGGCCGAGGCCCACTTCTCGCTGGTGCACTATGCAGGCACTGTGGACTACAACATTACAGGCTGGCTGGACAAGAACAAGGACCCCCTGAATGACACTGTGGTTGGACTATACCAAAAGTCACCAATGAAGACTTTGGCCagtctgttttctacatatgctaGTGCTGAAGGAG atGGTGGTGCAAAGAAGGGTGCTAAGAAGAAGGGCTCTTCTTTCCAGACTGTGTCTGCTCTTTTCAGG GAAAATTTAAATAAACTGATGACGAATCTAAGGAGCACCCACCCTCACTTTGTACGGTGTATCATTCCCAATGAAACCAAAACGCCTG GTGCCATGGAACACGAACTTGTCCTGCACCAGCTGCGGTGTAACGGCGTGCTGGAAGGCATCCGCATCTGCAGGAAAGGATTCCCAAGTAGGATCTTATACGGGGACTTTAAACAAAG ATACAAGGTTTTAAATGCAAGTGCTATTCCAGAAGGACAGTTCATTGACAGCAAGAAGGCTTCTGAGAAGCTTCTGGCCTCTATTGATATTGACCATACCCAATATAAATTTGGTCATACCAAG GTTTTCTTCAAAGCTGGTCTTCTGGGCCTTCTAGAAGAAATGAGAGATGAAAAATTGGCCCAGATTATAACAAGAACACAAGCCGTCTGTCGAGGATACTTAATGAGGGTAGAATATCAGAAGATGCTGCAAAGGAG AGAAGCCATATTCTGTATCCAGTACAATATCCGGGCCTTCATGAATGTCAAGCACTGGCCTTGGATGAAACTCTTCTTCAAGATCAAGCCCCTCCTTAAGAGTGCAGAGACCGAGAAGGAGATGGCCACCATGAAGGAAGAGTTCCAGAAAACCAAGGATGAGCTCGCCAAGTCagaggcaaaaaggaaggaactGGAGGAAAAAATGGTCactctcttaaaagaaaaaaatgacctgCAACTACAGGTTCAATCT GAAGCAGATAGCTTGGCTGATGCAGAGGAAAGATGTGAACAATtaatcaaaaacaaaatccagctgGAGGCCAAAATCAAAGAGGTGACAGAGAGGGCTGAGGATGAGGAAGAGATCAATGCTGAGCTGACCGCCAAGAAGAGGAAGCTGGAGGATGAGTGCTCAGAACTGAAGAAAGACATCGACGACCTGGAGCTGACACTGGCCAAGGTTGAAAAGGAGAAGCATGCCACAGAGAACAAG GTGAAAAACCTTACAGAAGAGATGGCAGGCCTGGATGAGACCATTGCTAAGCTGACCAAGGAGAAGAAGGCTCTCCAAGAGGCCCACCAGCAGACCCTGGATGACCTGCAGGCAGAGGAGGACAAAGTCAACACCCTGACCAAAGCTAAAACCAAGCTTGAACAACAAGTAGATGAT CTTGAAGGATCTctggaacaagaaaagaaactCCGAATGGACTTAGAAAGAGCCAAAAGGAAACTGGAAGGTGACCTCAAATTGGCCCAGGAGTCCACAATGGATATAGAAAATGACAAACAACAGCTTGATGAAAAACTTAAAAA GAAAGAATTTGAAATCAGCAATTTGATCAGCAAAATTGAAGATGAACAAGCAGTAGAAATTCAActgcagaagaaaataaaagagttgCAG GCCCGTattgaggagctggaggaggaaaTTGAGGCAGAGCGGGCCTCCAGGGCCAAAGCAGAGAAGCAGCGCTCTGACCTCTCCAGGGAACTGGAGGAGATCAGCGAGAGGCTGGAAGAGGCCGGTGGGGCCACTTCTGCTCAGGTGGAGTTAAACAAGAAGCGAGAGGCTGAGTTCCAGAAACTGCGCAGAGACTTGGAGGAGGCCACTCTGCAGCATGAAGCCACAGCAGCTGCTCTTCGCAAGAAGCAGGCAGACAGCATGGCAGAGCTGGGGGAGCAGATTGACAACCTGCAGAGGGTCAAGCAGAagctggagaaagagaagagtgaGCTGAAGATGGAGATTGATGACCTTAGCAGTAATGCAGAGGCTATTTCTAAAGCCAAG GGAAATCTGGAGAAGATGTGCCGTACACTAGAAGATCAAGTGAGTGAACTGAAGACCAAAGAAGAGGAGCAGCAGCGTCTGATCAATGAGCTGACAGCACAGAGAGCACGCCTGCAAACTGAAGCAG GTGAATATTCTCGACAATTAGATGAGAAAGATGCTTTAGTCTCTCAGCTTTCAAGGAGCAAGCAAGCATCTACCCAGCAAATTGAAGAGCTGAAACGTCAGCTAGAGGAAGAAACTAAA GCCAAGAACGCTCTGGCCCACGCCTTGCAATCCTCCCGCCATGACTGTGATCTACTTCGGGAGCAGtatgaggaggagcaggaaggcaaAGCCGAGCTGCAGAGGGCACTGTCCAAGGCCAACAGTGAGGTTGCCCAGTGGAGAACCAAATATGAGACAGATGCCATCCAGCGCacggaggagctggaggaggccaA GAAGAAGCTGGCCCAGCGTCTGCAGGATGCTGAGGAACATGTAGAAGCTGTGAACGCCAAATGTGCTTCCctagagaagacaaagcagcGGCTCCAGAATGAAGTGGAGGACCTCATGCTTGACGTGGAAAGATCTAACGCTGCCTGCGCAGCTCTGGATAAGAAGCAAAGGAATTTTGACAAA GTCCTGTCAGAATGGAAACAGAAGTATGAGGAAACTCAAGCTGAACTTGAGAGCTCTCAAAAGGAGGCTCGTTCTCTCAGTACTGAGCTGTTCAAGGTGAAGAATGCCTATGAAGAATCCCTAGATCAACTGGAAACACtgaggagagaaaataagaacttGCAGC AGGAGATTTCTGACCTCACTGAGCAGATtgcagagggagggaagcaaaTTCATGAACTggagaaaataaagaagcaagTAGAACAAGAGAAATGTGACATTCAGGCTGCCTTAGAAGAAGCAGAG GCATCTCTTGAACATGAAGAAGGAAAGATACTACGCATCCAGCTTGAGCTGAACCAAGTCAAGTCTGAAGTTGATAGGAAAATTGCTGAGAAGGATGAGGAAATTGACCAGTTGAAGAGAAACCACATCAGAGTTGTGGAAACAATGCAGAGcactctggatgctgagatcagaAGCAGAAACGATGCTCTGAGAGTCAAGAAGAAGATGGAAGGAGATCTGAATGAAATGGAAATCCAGCTGAACCATGCCAACCGCTTGGCTGCAGAGAGCTTGAGAAACTATAGAAATACTCAAGGGATCCTAAAG GAAACCCAACTGCACCTGGACGATGCTGTCCGGGGTCAGGAGGACCTGAAGGAACAGCTGGCAATTGTGGAGCGCAGAGCCAACCTGCTGCAGGCTGAGGTAGAGGAGCTGCGGGCCACACTGGAACAGACAGAGAGGAGCAGAAAAATTGCAGAGCAGGAGCTTCTGGATGCCAGTGAGCGTGTTCAGCTCCTCCACACCCAG AATACCAGCCTCATCAATaccaaaaagaaattagaaaatgacGTCTCACAGCTCCAGAGTGAGGTGGAAGAAGTCATTCAAGAATCACGCAATGCAGAAGAGAAAGCCAAAAAGGCCATCACTGAT GCAGCCATGATGGCTGAGGAGCTAAAGAAGGAGCAGGATACCAGCGCCCATCTGGAGCGGATGAAGAAGAACCTGGAGCAGACGGTGAAGGACCTGCAGCACCGTCTGGATGAGGCTGAGCAACTGGCACTGAAGGGCGGCAAGAAGCAGATCCAGAAACTGGAGGCCAGA GTACGTGAACTTGAAGGAGAGGTTGAAAATGAACAGAAGCGTAATACTGAGGCAGTTAAAGGGTTACGGAAACATGAGAGAAGAGTGAAGGAACTCACCTACCAG ACTGAAGAAGATCGCAAGAATGTTCTCAGGCTGCAAGACTTGGTGGATAAATTACAGGCGAAGGTGAAATCATACAAGAGACAAGCTGAGGAAGCG GAGGAACAATCCAATGCTAACCTAGCTAAATTCCGCAAGCTCCAACATGAACTGGAGGAAGCTGAGGAGCGAGCTGACATTGCTGAATCCCAGGTCAACAAACTTCGAGTGAAGAGCCGGGAGGTTCACACAAAAATCAGTGCAGAGTAA